One genomic region from Yarrowia lipolytica chromosome 1C, complete sequence encodes:
- a CDS encoding uncharacterized protein (Compare to YALI0C18249g, no similarity) has translation MPGLHHDDFGAVVADPSYHHVRLAPLYRNHMFTPFLFLPQCTMPKVRTRRNRKITVNKKSPVVPLVAPDSAPAPTQTARPMSLAEYSVRIGAQRLREQKAQARADAAAAAAAKEVVQPSVSESTSATTDYITPVSSQDPGADPPPTQRGPPQPLTYFRQLFDAKTPYFDGPHIPNALRQRAPWIARDPPKPESSQRHRPGRPRNSARKKPPRPQLTLCESHKSCSHSYCYYRNLHESESESFY, from the coding sequence ATGCCCGGACTGCATCACGACGACTTTGGCGCTGTGGTGGCCGACCCATCATACCATCATGTCAGGCTCGCTCCTTTATATCGTAACCATATGTTCACCCCATTTCTATTTCTGCCCCAATGTACAATGCCCAAAGTGCGGACCCGACGCAACCGCAAGATCACCGTCAACAAAAAGAGCCCCGTGGTGCCCTTGGTCGCCCCAGAttctgctcctgccccCACCCAAACGGCCCGGCCCATGTCTCTGGCCGAGTACAGCGTGCGAATCGGAGCCCAAAGACTGCGAGAACAAAAGGCCCAAGCGCGAGCAGAtgcggcggcggcggcggcggctAAAGAGGTTGTACAGCCGTCTGTCTCAGAGTCGACCAGCGCAACCACAGACTACATCACGCCTGTCTCAAGTCAAGACCCTGGAgcagatcctcctccaacacaAAGAGGACCTCCCCAGCCACTAACTTACTTCCGGCAACTGTTTGACGCAAAAACTCCATATTTCGATGGCCCCCACATTCCCAACGCCCTTCGGCAACGAGCGCCTTGGATAGCCCGGGATCCACCCAAACCTGAATCTTCCCAGCGCCACCGTCCTGGCCGCCCCCGAAACTCGGCTCGCAAGAAACCCCCCAGGCCCCAGCTCACGCTCTGTGAGAGCCACAAAAGCTGCAGCCACAGCTACTGTTACTACCGAAACCTGCATGAAAGCGAGTCTGAGTCTTTTTACTGA
- a CDS encoding uncharacterized protein (Compare to YALI0C18263g, no similarity), which yields MTDKKGKLVESGQTPMDNSDTDYDVLSISSRCVSSDDNDLKGSWYGVGQLDDDTDDPECITFSNDGDGDTGSSPPLSPQSLKMPTLAFSIDSLSESTPTPSKYFFKDDLKLEWDVVAHKIARNPPRYRDGHNLPPLGAPVDRVCLLNLCGTPSPAVQKFFVHYYGFKTEVEMIHLANIDNLDFHPATCYVGFVTLTSEESISSALLKIDAALSARSRGIYVTCWAPSQLSTTSLINTSVYAALKPLQDTSVLSLPLALDSFDPLDIQLIEWEEHSVRRKRSSTLMFQFDQKTIWKAIVGFLVLAITAQIAQYVLLYSIGDVNIVAPEIAPAVSTTGKSSAVTLGVTSSATVVPKLLTKKCCMERARSNSAIIVPPSPLETNPTEFDHCVMKQYNEQQRLMPSPDKATIDEDKSKRWVHMDMQLMKDSIRKTIKRAQRHKLVRFTRSCGLEFRQKVEDAHFPERIQEAVTNCVSAQASFQTSVSSLVNERYRRLKDEIAEVDVSNTVLHLKKRVSQRLGGFEKDLKARINYRDIIRRAQANVPIVRAKSASLWLDVCDRSRRWAKATEHGIEAALSRTRNGMHDWREHLKQSWGPTTDNTRSFSWRLKAFWGSKLPESFSRFDIWTFWSPPVKKAEEEQSAWAKLLDHKWKLGWSK from the exons ATGACAGATAAAAAGGGAAAACTTGTGGAGTCTGGGCAGACACCCATGGACAACTCCGACACGGACTACGACGTGCTATCCATCTCGTCCCGCTGTGTCTCCAGTGATGATAATGACCTAAAAGGTAGCTGGTATGGCGTTGGCCAGCTTGACGACGACACTGACGACCCCGAATGCATCACATTCTCAAATGATGGAGACGGAGACACCGGCTCGTCGCCCCCTCTTTCCCCCCAGTCGCTCAAAATGCCCACCCTAGCCTTTTCCATCGACTCCCTCAGTGAGTCCACCCCTACACCAAGCAAGTACTTCTTCAAGGACGACCTCAAACTCGAATGGGACGTGGTAGCTCATAAGATTGCTCGAAACCCCCCTAGGTACCGAGACGGCCACAACCTACCCCCTCTGGGAGCCCCTGTTGACAGAGTATGCCTTCTTAACCTCTGCGGTACCCCCTCCCCAGCAGTGCAAAAGTTCTTTGTGCACTATTATGGATTCAAGACCGAAGTTGAAATGATACACCTAGCCAACATTGACAACTTGGACTTTCACCCTGCAACCTGCTACGTGGGGTTCGTCACTCTCACTAGTGAAGAGTCCATCTCTTCTGCGCTTCTCAAGATTGACGCCGCCCTCAGTGCCCGTTCTCGGGGCATCTACGTCACCTGTTGGGCCCCTTCTCAGCTGAGTACTACCAGTCTCATCAACACTTCGGTGTACGCAGCTCTCAAGCCTCTGCAAGACACGTCTGTCCTGAGCCTCCCTCTTGCGCTGGACTCATTTGACCCCCTCGACATTCAGCTCATCGAGTGGGAGGAACACAGTGTACGAAGAAAGAGATCTTCTACTCTAATGTTCCAGTTTGACCAGAAGACCATCTGGAAGGCTATAGTCGGATTCCTTGTACTCGCCATCACGGCCCAGATTGCTCAGTATGTCTTACTTTACAGTATTGGAGACGTCAACATTGTTGCTCCAGAAATTGCTCCTGCCGTGAGCACGACTGGTAAGTCTTCTGCTGTGACCCTCGGCGTGACATCTTCTGCTACAGTCGTCCCCAAGTTGCTCACCAAAAAGTGTTGTATGGAGAGGGCTCGAAGCAATTCTGCCATCATCGTGCCGCCTTCTCCGTTGGAGACTAACCCTACAGAGTTCGATCATTGTGTGATGAAACAATATAATGAGCAGCAACGCCTGATGCCATCGCCTGACAAAGCTACTATCGACGAAGACAAATCCAAACGCTGGGTCCACATGGACATGCAGCTAATGAAGGATTCAATTCGGAAGACCATCAAACGAGCCCAACGACACAAGCTTGTTCGATTCA CTCGCTCGTGCGGGTTAGAATTCCGTCAGAAAGTGGAGGATGCTCACTTTCCCGAAAGAATTCAAGAGGCGGTAACGAACTGCGTTTCCGCACAGGCATCATTCCAGACCTCTGTCAGCAGTCTAGTCAACGAACGCTACCGCCGACTCAAGGACGAAATAGCCGAAGTTGATGTTTCTAACACTGTTCTTCACCTGAAGAAGAGGGTCTCTCAACGTCTCGGAGGTTTCGAAAAAGACCTAAAGGCAAGAATCAATTACAGGGACATAATCCGTCGGGCGCAAGCCAATGTCCCTATTGTACGGGCAAAGTCTGCGTCTCTGTGGCTGGATGTCTGTGATAGAAGCAGGAGGTGGGCCAAGGCAACAGAGCATGGCATTGAAGCAGCCCTCAGTAGGACTCGGAATGGCATGCATGACTGGAGGGAGCACTTGAAACAATCTTGGGGCCCAACTACAGATAATACTAGGTCATTTTCGTGGAGATTGAAAGCATTTTGGGGTTCGAAGCTACCTGAGTCGTTCAGTCGGTTCGATATTTGGACATTTTGGAGCCCACccgtcaagaaggctgagGAAGAGCAGTCGGCTTGGGCAAAGTTACTTGACCACAAGTGGAAGCTGGGGTGGTCAAAGTAG